From Anaerohalosphaera lusitana, one genomic window encodes:
- a CDS encoding fused DSP-PTPase phosphatase/NAD kinase-like protein, which yields MTIQRIAILTLALALITTAGCDKQDEPQTKAVTGATTAYTNPDMPRETDTYEVLGYLKGIKGYVVKYNDDLYRGGEILARAGIEKLQSYGVKTIITITPSEVEQRLAKDLGINLIEMPFENGAIPAETFTRYIETITSDKGPYYIHCHGGNHRAGALCAAYRVHKQDWSWQKAAIEFGQLGGSLQKDHAMIQSIKQTPALAEDKPSQPQEPVDRQEKESLGDDKVSNGLRVEDPGKQHSAVCAP from the coding sequence ATGACTATACAGAGAATTGCGATACTAACCCTGGCACTCGCACTTATTACAACCGCAGGCTGTGACAAACAGGATGAACCACAGACAAAAGCGGTAACCGGCGCAACCACCGCCTACACAAACCCGGACATGCCCCGCGAGACAGACACGTACGAGGTCCTCGGCTACCTCAAGGGAATCAAAGGCTACGTCGTAAAATACAATGACGACCTCTACCGCGGCGGCGAAATACTCGCCCGCGCAGGCATCGAAAAACTCCAGAGCTACGGCGTCAAGACGATCATCACCATAACCCCCTCAGAAGTCGAGCAAAGACTCGCAAAGGACCTCGGTATAAACCTTATCGAAATGCCCTTCGAAAATGGCGCGATCCCCGCAGAAACATTCACCCGATACATTGAAACCATAACCTCGGACAAAGGCCCCTATTACATCCACTGCCATGGAGGAAACCATCGTGCAGGCGCCCTCTGCGCCGCATACAGGGTCCATAAACAGGACTGGTCATGGCAAAAAGCCGCGATCGAATTCGGCCAGCTAGGCGGCAGCCTCCAGAAGGACCACGCAATGATCCAGTCGATCAAACAAACCCCGGCCCTCGCCGAAGACAAGCCCTCTCAGCCTCAAGAACCCGTCGACCGGCAGGAAAAAGAATCACTTGGCGACGATAAAGTCAGTAACGGGCTCCGGGTAGAAGACCCCGGCAAGCAGCATTCTGCCGTATGCGCGCCATAG
- a CDS encoding DUF2817 domain-containing protein, with the protein MVKNFWAGLLGRYASGILTVCLFAFMAAGIAGCDTWGQERVSKPEFSWSVPGKSVQGRPIECLSMGNGERTVLVMATIHGDEFAGTPLVRKMIDHLNKNPQKLARLRVVVMPMANPDGYALGQRYNANGVDLNRNFEAENRVNNEVNGPRGLSEPESRVIRDIIRSYRPERIITLHQPLECVDYDGPAGDVAYAMARCCDLPLNKLGSRPGSLGAYAGERLSIPTVTVELREEDSQKSADELWRAYGRMLLAGVFYPEPVTDFIVAK; encoded by the coding sequence ATGGTTAAGAATTTTTGGGCAGGTTTGCTGGGTCGGTATGCGAGCGGGATTTTGACGGTTTGTCTGTTTGCTTTTATGGCGGCTGGGATAGCCGGCTGTGATACGTGGGGTCAGGAAAGAGTTTCCAAGCCTGAGTTTTCATGGTCAGTTCCCGGTAAGTCGGTTCAGGGCCGGCCGATCGAGTGTCTGTCCATGGGGAATGGCGAGCGGACGGTTCTGGTGATGGCGACGATCCACGGTGACGAGTTCGCGGGCACGCCGCTGGTGAGAAAGATGATCGATCATCTGAACAAGAATCCTCAGAAACTGGCGCGACTGCGGGTGGTTGTGATGCCGATGGCGAATCCGGACGGGTATGCGCTTGGGCAGAGATACAATGCGAACGGGGTGGATCTAAACAGGAATTTCGAGGCGGAGAATCGTGTCAACAATGAGGTGAACGGTCCGAGAGGGCTCAGTGAGCCCGAGTCACGTGTGATCAGGGATATTATCAGGTCATATCGGCCTGAGCGGATCATTACGCTGCATCAGCCTTTGGAGTGTGTGGATTATGATGGACCGGCGGGGGACGTTGCGTATGCTATGGCGCGGTGCTGTGATCTGCCTTTGAACAAGCTGGGGTCTAGGCCCGGCTCGCTTGGTGCGTATGCGGGTGAGCGGCTGAGTATTCCGACGGTGACTGTTGAGCTTCGTGAGGAAGATTCGCAGAAGAGTGCGGATGAGCTATGGCGCGCATACGGCAGAATGCTGCTTGCCGGGGTCTTCTACCCGGAGCCCGTTACTGACTTTATCGTCGCCAAGTGA
- a CDS encoding ABC transporter permease, producing the protein MAHSNRTREYPPLYKRLYSVWYRHMRTYTRHIVSNGFPPFLEPMIFLAGIGLGLGRYVDENVQGLPYIEFLGTGLLVTTAMFTAAYECSFGTFIRLEFDKVYDGMLAAPITTNNLIVGEMLWAGTKGLFFSFAVLCVLSVFGVVPLPASLLAPVMGFVTAFMFSTMSLFIASFVRTINHFNFYFTGFISPMFFFSGVVFPVTNLPDYIQPFSQLVPLTHSVNLVRAICTNSFHLGLLWDILYIVVFSVVFGLLAVKRLRTRLVS; encoded by the coding sequence TTGGCGCACAGCAATAGGACAAGAGAATATCCGCCGTTGTATAAGCGGCTTTACAGTGTTTGGTATCGGCACATGCGTACGTATACGCGGCATATCGTGAGCAACGGATTTCCGCCTTTTCTGGAGCCGATGATCTTTCTGGCGGGAATCGGGCTGGGGCTGGGCAGATATGTTGATGAAAACGTGCAGGGTCTGCCGTACATAGAGTTTCTGGGGACGGGGCTGCTGGTGACGACGGCGATGTTTACGGCGGCGTATGAGTGCAGTTTCGGGACATTCATAAGGCTGGAGTTTGATAAGGTTTATGACGGGATGCTGGCTGCGCCGATAACGACGAACAATCTGATAGTGGGTGAGATGCTTTGGGCGGGGACGAAGGGGCTGTTCTTTTCGTTCGCGGTGCTTTGTGTGCTTTCGGTATTCGGGGTGGTGCCTTTGCCGGCGAGTCTGCTGGCGCCGGTGATGGGATTTGTGACGGCGTTTATGTTCTCGACGATGTCGCTGTTTATTGCGTCGTTCGTGCGGACGATCAATCATTTTAATTTTTATTTTACGGGCTTTATATCGCCGATGTTTTTCTTTTCGGGCGTTGTTTTTCCGGTGACGAATCTGCCCGATTATATTCAGCCTTTTTCGCAGTTGGTGCCATTGACGCATTCGGTGAATCTTGTGAGGGCGATTTGCACAAACAGTTTCCATTTGGGGCTGTTATGGGATATACTGTACATCGTGGTATTCAGCGTGGTGTTCGGGCTGCTGGCGGTGAAGCGGCTGCGGACGAGGCTTGTGAGCTGA
- a CDS encoding ABC transporter ATP-binding protein — protein MGDKVIVARDVNKSYGAVRAVSDLSFEVEEAKCFGLLGPNGAGKTTMMKMVYGKSVGDKNGVGELKIFGYEPPKEELQIKYLSGVVPQEDNLDEELNIRQNLLVYSKFYDMPEDKAKERIAELLEFMELTARSKARIRELSGGMKRRLVIARALLNRPRLLILDEPTTGLDPQVRHVIWDKIRQLKKQGTTVLLTTHYMEEAFQLCDRLLIMHRGVKVMEGVPRSLLRDNVERYVLELFEHPPVGDLLGKEVLDRVRVEVAGDVTRLFSEDMDLLKTVADEIGGHYYMREANLEDVFLKATGSTLGAQQ, from the coding sequence ATGGGCGATAAGGTTATAGTTGCCAGGGATGTGAATAAGAGTTACGGGGCCGTTCGGGCGGTGAGCGATCTGTCGTTCGAGGTTGAAGAGGCGAAGTGCTTCGGGCTTCTGGGGCCGAACGGTGCGGGTAAGACGACCATGATGAAGATGGTGTACGGCAAGAGTGTGGGGGATAAGAACGGGGTGGGGGAGCTGAAGATCTTTGGGTATGAGCCGCCGAAGGAGGAGCTGCAGATCAAGTATCTGTCGGGGGTTGTGCCTCAGGAGGACAATCTTGACGAGGAGCTGAACATACGGCAGAATCTGCTGGTGTATTCGAAATTTTACGATATGCCGGAGGATAAGGCGAAAGAGCGGATCGCTGAGCTGCTGGAGTTTATGGAGCTGACGGCGAGGTCGAAAGCGAGGATACGCGAGCTTTCGGGCGGGATGAAGAGGCGGCTGGTGATCGCGAGGGCGCTTTTGAACAGGCCGAGGCTTTTGATACTGGATGAGCCTACGACGGGGCTTGATCCGCAGGTGCGGCACGTGATATGGGACAAGATACGGCAGTTGAAGAAGCAGGGGACGACGGTGCTGCTGACGACGCATTATATGGAGGAGGCGTTTCAGCTTTGCGATCGGCTGCTGATAATGCACAGGGGGGTGAAGGTGATGGAGGGTGTGCCGCGGAGTCTGCTGCGGGACAATGTGGAGCGGTATGTGTTGGAGCTGTTCGAGCATCCGCCGGTGGGGGATCTGCTGGGCAAGGAGGTGCTGGATCGGGTGAGAGTGGAGGTTGCGGGCGATGTGACGCGGCTGTTCAGCGAGGATATGGATCTGCTCAAGACGGTCGCGGATGAGATCGGCGGGCATTACTATATGCGGGAAGCGAATCTGGAAGACGTTTTTCTCAAGGCGACGGGGAGCACACTTGGCGCACAGCAATAG